A DNA window from uncultured Methanoregula sp. contains the following coding sequences:
- the argJ gene encoding bifunctional ornithine acetyltransferase/N-acetylglutamate synthase, protein MKKRSICAVEGVTASGIKEGKFGLALIRASGTAAGVFTENLVKAAPIQLMRTQIRKGKLDAVVVNSGCANAYTGQKGYEDAVVMTEYASSALGVEPEHIGVASTGVIGRYLDLPLIRKQCIAVAPKLDSTGDAETLAANAIMTTDTYPKHALVERETFTVAGICKGSGMIAPNMGTMLAFIYTDAEIGAKQLKESLKLATKRSFNRVVVDGDTSTNDIALCTATGESGRVNEEEFSAALEECCRSLAKQIAADGEGATKLLEVRVTGAAKESDAAKVARTVIESPLVKTAVYGEDPNWGRVVAAAGRARVKFDPNAVSLWISDGKNRYPLVKSGEIIADLKKAKEAMNSKTVIFILDLAAGKEEATAWGCDLTERYVEINGRYTT, encoded by the coding sequence ATGAAGAAACGAAGCATCTGTGCGGTCGAGGGAGTGACTGCCAGCGGGATAAAGGAAGGAAAGTTCGGCCTTGCGCTCATCCGCGCAAGCGGGACAGCGGCCGGCGTATTCACAGAAAACCTGGTCAAGGCTGCGCCCATCCAGCTTATGCGTACCCAGATCCGGAAAGGGAAACTGGACGCGGTCGTCGTTAACAGCGGGTGTGCCAATGCCTATACCGGGCAGAAGGGGTACGAGGATGCGGTCGTGATGACCGAGTACGCCAGTTCGGCCCTCGGGGTTGAGCCGGAACATATTGGCGTGGCGAGCACCGGCGTTATCGGCAGGTACCTGGATCTTCCCCTCATCCGGAAGCAGTGTATCGCCGTTGCGCCGAAACTCGACTCCACCGGGGATGCCGAGACCCTCGCGGCCAACGCGATCATGACAACGGATACGTACCCGAAGCACGCCCTGGTTGAACGGGAGACCTTCACGGTTGCGGGGATCTGCAAGGGAAGCGGTATGATCGCCCCGAACATGGGCACCATGCTTGCGTTCATCTACACCGATGCAGAGATCGGGGCAAAGCAGCTCAAGGAGTCGCTCAAGCTTGCGACAAAGCGGTCCTTCAACCGGGTCGTGGTTGACGGGGACACGAGCACCAATGATATCGCGCTCTGCACGGCCACCGGGGAATCCGGCCGGGTCAATGAAGAGGAGTTCTCCGCAGCGCTCGAGGAGTGCTGCCGCTCCCTTGCAAAACAGATTGCTGCCGATGGTGAAGGAGCAACAAAGCTCCTCGAAGTCCGGGTTACGGGAGCAGCAAAGGAATCGGATGCCGCAAAAGTTGCCCGGACAGTGATCGAGTCGCCCTTGGTGAAAACCGCAGTTTATGGGGAAGATCCCAACTGGGGAAGGGTTGTTGCCGCAGCAGGACGCGCCCGGGTGAAGTTCGATCCCAATGCAGTCTCTCTCTGGATAAGCGACGGGAAGAATCGTTACCCGCTGGTCAAATCCGGCGAGATCATTGCCGATCTCAAGAAAGCAAAAGAGGCCATGAACAGCAAGACCGTAATCTTCATCCTCGATCTTGCAGCAGGGAAAGAAGAAGCAACCGCCTGGGGCTGCGACCTGACCGAGCGCTATGTTGAGATCAACGGAAGGTACACCACATGA
- the argC gene encoding N-acetyl-gamma-glutamyl-phosphate reductase → MKIAIIGASGYAGGELIRLLVHHSAAQVVCATSRKLAGTPLDQIHPQLKGFTSLNFENPDIDAIDADVAFLAVPHTAAMEYAGKLLSRGIKVVDLSADYRLPKDVYEKTYGVSHTDYFPAPYGIPEIHRKDCIGAKFVSNPGCFPTGATLAAAPLAKYAHTVIYDSKTGVSGAGDNPSATTHYPNVGDNVGPYKLTTHRHLAEMKQELAHLGSKANCYFTPHLVPVNRGILTTAHILLNEPLEQKEVEKIYNDYYKGEYFVRLQKPSLSAVRGSNFCDILVESEGRRIVAVSAIDNLVKGASGQAIQNMNLMCGFKEQDGLMHPGMLP, encoded by the coding sequence ATGAAAATTGCGATTATCGGGGCCTCCGGCTATGCCGGTGGTGAACTGATTCGCCTCCTTGTTCACCACTCTGCAGCACAGGTAGTCTGCGCCACTTCACGCAAACTTGCGGGAACCCCCCTGGATCAGATCCATCCCCAGCTGAAAGGTTTTACCAGCCTTAATTTCGAGAATCCCGATATCGATGCCATCGATGCGGATGTCGCCTTTCTGGCCGTTCCCCATACTGCAGCCATGGAGTATGCCGGCAAGCTGCTATCCCGGGGGATCAAAGTGGTTGACCTGAGCGCGGATTACCGGCTGCCAAAGGATGTTTACGAAAAAACGTACGGGGTATCCCACACCGACTACTTCCCCGCACCCTATGGCATCCCCGAGATCCACCGCAAAGATTGTATCGGGGCAAAATTCGTCTCAAACCCCGGCTGCTTCCCTACCGGTGCAACGCTTGCCGCTGCCCCCCTTGCGAAGTATGCGCATACGGTAATCTATGATTCCAAAACCGGTGTGAGCGGTGCAGGTGACAATCCGTCTGCGACAACGCATTACCCCAATGTCGGGGATAATGTAGGGCCGTACAAGCTGACCACCCATCGGCACCTGGCCGAGATGAAACAGGAGCTTGCCCATCTCGGATCAAAAGCGAACTGTTACTTCACGCCGCACCTTGTCCCGGTCAACCGGGGCATCCTGACCACCGCACACATTCTGCTCAATGAACCCTTAGAGCAGAAAGAAGTGGAGAAGATCTACAACGATTACTACAAGGGAGAATACTTTGTCCGGCTCCAGAAGCCCAGCCTGTCAGCAGTAAGGGGGAGCAACTTCTGCGATATCCTGGTCGAGAGCGAGGGCCGGCGTATCGTGGCAGTATCTGCCATCGACAACCTGGTGAAAGGGGCGAGCGGCCAGGCCATCCAGAATATGAACCTGATGTGCGGCTTCAAGGAACAGGACGGCCTCATGCATCCGGGGATGCTCCCCTAG
- a CDS encoding ADP-ribosylglycohydrolase family protein, translating into MLSRFKGCLLGAAIGDALGMPNESNAPNLNKMKYGYRRPYKGHPNENLNPGQFTDDTQLMLLTGTLLADGKYNEERYAEALSEMYSRNALRFPDGSVSAVCEHIAKGGAKATGVKSTTSGCLPGSIPFALAFPGLSEGSERAVRACNVTHTHPAAHAAVSTFVTLLYHTLHETPDPIGQAVEQAQVEDEVLGGKIRNALTLERDGMDTETALLKIGNDVSVFQTLPIAFFLISRYTHPPDLLTVSANTGGNTDTIALLCGAYLGASRGMDALPSDLLENLEDRQRIELLGQRLYNLYSRKLEQM; encoded by the coding sequence ATGCTCAGCAGATTCAAGGGATGTCTTCTCGGTGCTGCAATCGGGGATGCTCTCGGTATGCCCAACGAGAGTAATGCACCCAATCTCAATAAAATGAAGTACGGGTACCGGCGCCCGTACAAAGGTCACCCTAATGAAAATCTGAACCCGGGGCAGTTTACCGATGATACGCAGCTGATGCTCCTGACCGGCACTCTTCTCGCCGACGGCAAGTATAATGAAGAGCGGTATGCTGAAGCGCTCTCTGAGATGTATTCGCGCAACGCCCTCCGGTTTCCGGATGGATCCGTTTCAGCGGTATGCGAACATATTGCAAAGGGAGGTGCCAAGGCAACCGGTGTCAAATCCACAACATCCGGTTGCCTTCCGGGATCCATTCCCTTTGCACTGGCTTTTCCGGGCCTGAGCGAAGGATCGGAAAGGGCTGTCCGTGCCTGCAATGTTACGCACACACACCCGGCGGCCCATGCTGCTGTCTCCACGTTTGTCACTCTCCTTTACCATACCCTTCATGAAACACCGGATCCTATCGGGCAGGCAGTCGAACAGGCCCAGGTCGAGGACGAAGTCCTCGGGGGAAAGATCCGCAATGCCCTCACGCTCGAACGGGACGGAATGGATACCGAAACTGCCCTGCTCAAGATTGGAAACGATGTCTCGGTGTTCCAGACCCTTCCGATTGCCTTCTTCCTCATCAGCCGGTACACCCATCCCCCGGATCTCCTGACGGTTTCAGCCAACACGGGCGGGAATACCGACACCATCGCACTTCTCTGCGGGGCATACCTCGGTGCGTCCCGGGGCATGGATGCTCTGCCTTCGGATCTGCTTGAAAACCTGGAGGACCGCCAGCGGATAGAACTGCTCGGCCAGCGTCTGTATAATCTCTATTCCCGGAAACTCGAACAGATGTAA
- the acs gene encoding acetate--CoA ligase produces the protein MTDDFDVKLVESTVRYTPDSSYKRNSWVGDYEKAYRDFVADPDAFWDRIARDLDWMKPYDKVKEWKYPYAQWFVNAKLNITANCLDRHVKGDRRNKVALIWRGEDGKERVFTYQKLLTEVMRFASGLKKIGVQKGDRVCIYMPMVPEQIIAMLACARIGAVHSVVFAGFGVTALNMRIREAAAKIVITADISIRRGKAIPLITTVQESILNAPSVEHLIILRRRREPPVDIRPDFEIDFYGLMEDGAASCPPEVMDAEDPLFMLYTSGSTGTPKGIVHTCAGYMVGTYYTTKYVFDIKENDIYWCTADPGWITGHSYIVYGPLTAGATVFITEMTPDFPDPGIWWKLIEEQKINIFYTAPTAIRMFMKMGEEWPDKYDLSSLRIIGSVGEPLNPEAFVWYHHAIGKDRCPIVDTWWQTETGMQMITTMVGEPMRPGFAGKPIPGVVADVVDKDGKPVQSGTGGFLAIMEPWPAMFRTVYNNDERYRKYWYTINGMYAAGDLAVKGKDGYIMVLGRADDIIIVSGHNIGTAEVESALVSHQSVAEAAVIGKPDPMKGNSIKAFVILRHDYKPSEKLTHDLIYHVRMTLGPIAVPHEIEFVDKLPKTRSGKIMRRVLKAKEMGIDPGDISTLEE, from the coding sequence ATGACAGACGACTTTGATGTCAAACTGGTGGAGAGCACCGTCCGCTATACTCCCGACTCATCCTATAAACGGAACTCCTGGGTGGGGGATTACGAGAAAGCATACCGGGACTTCGTTGCGGATCCCGATGCATTCTGGGACAGGATCGCCCGTGATCTGGACTGGATGAAACCGTATGACAAGGTAAAAGAGTGGAAATACCCTTACGCACAATGGTTCGTCAATGCAAAACTGAACATTACCGCCAACTGCCTTGACCGCCATGTTAAGGGAGACCGGCGCAACAAAGTAGCACTGATCTGGCGGGGGGAAGACGGAAAAGAGCGGGTCTTCACGTACCAGAAACTGCTCACGGAAGTTATGCGGTTTGCATCCGGGCTGAAAAAAATCGGGGTGCAGAAGGGAGACCGGGTCTGTATCTATATGCCGATGGTACCGGAGCAGATCATCGCTATGCTGGCATGTGCCCGGATCGGGGCGGTTCACAGCGTGGTATTTGCCGGTTTCGGCGTGACTGCACTGAACATGAGGATTCGTGAAGCCGCGGCCAAGATCGTCATCACAGCCGATATCTCAATCCGCCGGGGCAAGGCCATCCCGCTCATCACCACGGTCCAGGAATCGATCCTGAATGCCCCCAGCGTTGAACACCTCATCATTTTGAGAAGGCGCCGGGAGCCGCCGGTGGATATCCGGCCGGACTTCGAGATCGATTTCTACGGGCTCATGGAAGACGGGGCTGCATCCTGTCCCCCCGAGGTCATGGATGCCGAGGACCCGCTCTTCATGCTCTACACGAGCGGATCGACCGGGACACCGAAAGGTATCGTCCATACCTGTGCAGGATATATGGTCGGGACATACTACACCACAAAATACGTCTTCGACATCAAGGAGAACGACATCTACTGGTGCACTGCAGACCCGGGATGGATCACCGGCCACAGCTATATCGTGTATGGTCCGCTGACCGCAGGTGCCACCGTATTCATCACCGAGATGACACCGGACTTTCCGGATCCGGGAATCTGGTGGAAACTCATCGAGGAGCAGAAGATCAATATCTTCTACACGGCCCCGACTGCGATTCGGATGTTCATGAAGATGGGCGAGGAATGGCCGGATAAATATGACCTGAGTTCACTGAGAATCATCGGATCTGTCGGGGAACCCCTGAATCCGGAAGCCTTCGTCTGGTACCACCATGCGATCGGAAAAGACCGGTGCCCGATAGTTGATACCTGGTGGCAGACCGAGACCGGCATGCAGATGATCACCACCATGGTCGGGGAGCCGATGCGTCCGGGTTTTGCCGGAAAACCAATTCCCGGCGTAGTCGCCGATGTCGTGGACAAGGATGGAAAGCCGGTACAGTCCGGAACCGGAGGATTCCTGGCAATAATGGAGCCCTGGCCTGCAATGTTCCGCACGGTATACAACAACGATGAGAGGTACCGGAAATACTGGTACACCATCAACGGCATGTATGCTGCAGGGGATCTTGCGGTCAAAGGCAAGGACGGGTACATCATGGTGCTGGGCAGGGCCGACGACATCATCATTGTCTCAGGGCACAACATCGGCACCGCTGAAGTGGAAAGCGCACTCGTCTCGCACCAGTCGGTAGCTGAAGCGGCCGTGATCGGAAAACCGGATCCCATGAAAGGCAACTCAATCAAAGCTTTCGTCATCCTCCGGCATGATTATAAGCCCAGTGAAAAACTCACCCACGACCTGATCTACCATGTACGCATGACACTCGGGCCGATCGCTGTTCCGCATGAGATCGAGTTTGTCGATAAACTGCCCAAGACCCGCAGCGGCAAGATCATGCGCAGGGTACTGAAGGCAAAAGAGATGGGCATCGACCCGGGGGACATCTCCACCCTGGAGGAATAA
- a CDS encoding acetate uptake transporter: protein MTQETKTEGLLVKNLDVTANPAPLGLIAFGMTTVLLNLHNAGFFALGSMILAMGIFYGGLAQVIAGIEEWKKNNTFGATAFTSYGLFWMTLVALLILPKLGLADATSATGMAAYLFMWGLFTAIMFIGTLKANRALQFVFATLAILFFLLALGDFTGNGTITVIAGYEGIICGFSAIYAGLAQVLNEMYKKTVAPLG from the coding sequence ATGACACAGGAAACCAAAACCGAAGGACTTCTGGTAAAAAACCTTGATGTGACCGCAAACCCGGCCCCGCTCGGACTGATCGCATTCGGCATGACAACCGTGCTCCTGAACCTGCACAATGCAGGATTCTTTGCACTGGGATCCATGATCCTTGCCATGGGAATCTTCTATGGCGGACTGGCCCAGGTCATAGCCGGTATCGAGGAGTGGAAGAAGAACAACACATTCGGGGCAACGGCCTTTACTTCGTACGGCCTGTTCTGGATGACCCTTGTTGCCCTTCTCATCCTGCCCAAGCTCGGTCTTGCGGATGCTACCAGTGCAACGGGCATGGCAGCGTATCTGTTCATGTGGGGATTGTTCACCGCAATCATGTTCATCGGGACCCTCAAGGCAAACAGGGCACTCCAGTTCGTATTCGCAACGCTTGCGATCCTGTTCTTCCTGCTCGCACTCGGGGATTTCACCGGCAACGGGACGATCACGGTTATCGCGGGTTACGAAGGAATCATCTGCGGGTTCTCAGCGATCTACGCTGGCCTTGCGCAGGTGCTCAACGAGATGTACAAGAAAACGGTTGCACCGCTCGGGTAA
- a CDS encoding ATP-NAD kinase family protein codes for MKRIGLIVNPVAGMGGSVGLKGTDGNVEEARRRGAVPGAKDRARLTLEALSHESDLHFITCSGAMGEEILREAGCRDYEVVYTSPDETGARDTIAAAHRLIGADVDLILFCGGDGTARDIFGIVGRDVPMLGIPAGVKMYSAVFAIDPKTAAELVREYDPRHIRDSEILDVDEEAYRSGTLKTRIFGIARTPAVAGKVQISKQVYEEPDEERAKQEIARFMQEVILPDMLYILGAGTTTEAIARLLGVKKTLLGVDAIRNGKLVAADADEKTLIDLVRHETEVRIIVSPIGAQGFILGRGNQQISAGLVRRVGIRNIILVATPHKLRDTPELYIDSGDADLDRAFGPSVQVISGYRMAQRKRIHQ; via the coding sequence ATGAAACGAATCGGTCTCATCGTCAACCCGGTTGCCGGCATGGGCGGATCGGTGGGGTTGAAAGGGACCGATGGCAATGTCGAAGAAGCCCGCAGGCGCGGGGCGGTTCCGGGGGCAAAAGACCGTGCACGCCTCACCCTTGAAGCTCTTTCACACGAGAGCGATCTGCATTTTATCACCTGTTCCGGTGCAATGGGAGAAGAGATTCTGCGGGAGGCCGGTTGCCGGGATTATGAGGTTGTATACACCAGCCCGGACGAAACCGGCGCCCGCGATACAATAGCGGCAGCCCACCGGCTCATTGGGGCAGACGTTGATCTGATCCTTTTCTGCGGGGGCGATGGCACTGCCCGGGATATCTTCGGGATTGTGGGCCGGGATGTTCCGATGCTCGGGATCCCTGCGGGAGTCAAGATGTACTCCGCGGTCTTTGCCATTGATCCGAAAACGGCAGCGGAACTTGTACGGGAATACGACCCGCGCCATATCCGGGACTCAGAGATCCTGGACGTGGATGAAGAAGCATACCGGTCCGGTACCCTGAAGACCCGGATCTTCGGCATTGCCCGGACTCCGGCAGTTGCCGGAAAAGTCCAGATCTCAAAACAGGTCTATGAGGAGCCGGATGAGGAACGGGCCAAGCAGGAGATTGCCCGGTTCATGCAGGAAGTGATCCTGCCGGATATGCTCTACATCCTGGGAGCGGGGACAACTACCGAAGCAATAGCCCGCCTGCTCGGGGTTAAAAAAACCCTGCTCGGTGTCGATGCCATCCGGAACGGGAAGCTGGTCGCCGCTGATGCTGATGAGAAGACCCTCATCGATCTTGTCCGGCATGAGACAGAAGTCCGGATTATCGTAAGCCCCATCGGTGCGCAGGGTTTCATCCTCGGCAGGGGAAACCAGCAGATCAGCGCTGGTCTGGTCCGGCGTGTGGGGATCAGGAATATCATCCTTGTTGCAACCCCGCACAAGCTGAGGGATACTCCCGAACTCTACATCGATTCCGGCGATGCCGATCTCGACAGGGCCTTCGGGCCCTCAGTCCAGGTCATTTCCGGATACCGGATGGCCCAGCGCAAGCGGATTCATCAGTAA
- a CDS encoding TrpB-like pyridoxal phosphate-dependent enzyme: MQTKILLDEEQMPRKWYNVQADLPSPLDPPLHPMTHKPVGPDDLSAIFPMELIRQEVTTDRHIDIPDEVQDVLRLWRPSPLYRAHRLEKFLKTPAKIYYKWEGVSPAGSHKTNTSIPQAYYNMKAGIERIATETGAGQWGSALAFATMLYDLECTIYMVRSSYTQKPYRKSMMHVWGAECIPSPSTRTNSGRSVLEKDPETPGALGIAISEAVEDAATHANTNYALGSVLNHVCLHQTVIGLECREQLAMVDSYPDVVIGCVGGGSNFGGIGFPFAGDKMSGKHKDVDIIGAEPASCPTLTKGLYTYDFGDVAGLTPLLKMFTLGHDFVPPSMHAGGLRYHGDSPIVSRLVHDGVMRAVAYHQSEVFEAAQTFARTEGIIVAPETSHAVRCAIDEALACKKTGEEKTILFNCSGHGNFDMTAYDDYYSGRLVDYEYPDELIKQAIGRIPKIE, from the coding sequence ATGCAGACAAAGATCCTTCTTGACGAGGAGCAGATGCCCAGGAAATGGTATAATGTCCAGGCGGATCTGCCCTCCCCGCTCGATCCCCCGCTTCACCCCATGACCCACAAGCCGGTCGGACCCGATGATCTCTCCGCCATCTTCCCGATGGAACTGATCCGGCAGGAAGTCACAACCGATCGCCATATCGATATCCCCGATGAAGTGCAGGATGTGCTGCGGCTCTGGAGGCCAAGCCCCCTGTATCGGGCCCACCGGCTTGAAAAATTCCTGAAAACCCCGGCAAAGATCTACTACAAGTGGGAAGGGGTCAGCCCGGCCGGCAGCCACAAGACGAACACTTCGATCCCACAGGCCTATTACAACATGAAGGCCGGCATCGAACGGATCGCAACCGAGACCGGGGCCGGACAATGGGGATCGGCGCTCGCCTTTGCAACAATGCTGTACGATCTTGAGTGCACCATCTATATGGTCAGGTCCAGCTACACCCAGAAGCCGTACCGGAAATCCATGATGCATGTCTGGGGAGCAGAGTGCATCCCGAGCCCCAGCACGAGAACGAACTCGGGACGTTCGGTACTTGAAAAAGACCCGGAGACCCCCGGGGCTCTCGGGATCGCGATATCCGAAGCGGTCGAAGACGCGGCAACTCATGCCAACACCAACTATGCGCTGGGTTCGGTCCTGAACCACGTCTGCCTTCACCAGACCGTCATCGGGCTTGAATGCCGCGAGCAGCTGGCCATGGTCGACAGCTATCCGGATGTTGTCATCGGGTGTGTTGGTGGTGGATCGAACTTTGGCGGGATCGGGTTCCCTTTCGCGGGTGATAAGATGTCCGGAAAGCACAAGGATGTGGATATCATTGGCGCTGAGCCGGCATCCTGCCCCACGCTCACGAAGGGTCTCTATACCTACGATTTTGGAGATGTGGCCGGTCTCACCCCGCTCCTCAAGATGTTCACCCTTGGCCATGATTTCGTCCCGCCTTCCATGCATGCCGGGGGCCTCCGCTATCATGGCGATTCCCCGATTGTATCCCGCCTTGTTCACGACGGGGTCATGCGGGCTGTGGCATACCACCAGAGCGAGGTCTTCGAGGCAGCCCAGACGTTTGCCCGGACGGAAGGGATCATCGTTGCTCCCGAAACGTCCCATGCAGTCCGATGTGCGATCGATGAAGCCCTTGCCTGCAAAAAGACCGGGGAGGAGAAGACGATCCTCTTCAACTGCTCGGGCCACGGCAATTTCGATATGACTGCCTATGATGATTATTATTCAGGCAGGCTGGTGGATTACGAGTACCCCGACGAACTGATAAAACAAGCCATCGGCCGGATCCCCAAGATAGAATAA
- a CDS encoding YIP1 family protein, with amino-acid sequence MIQSLTDILIKPNAFFANVVGEKESFKLPVLILLAGGILAAAYGYLIGEISGRMMAGALPGLDMIITLGSAAGALIGVFIFWVVWTGIVFLISIAFKGKGNFKRTLQVIGYGYLPQVFGTLLTLIAALEYLPKVVVPQVSASMMQDPATMQAVTKALMNDPAMLQLTQISTVISVVFLLWSANIWIFGVQHAREISTRNAAISVGIPVIIYIAYVVFTLGVI; translated from the coding sequence ATGATCCAATCCTTAACGGATATTCTGATAAAACCCAATGCATTCTTTGCAAATGTAGTGGGAGAAAAAGAGAGTTTCAAACTGCCGGTCCTCATCCTGCTGGCCGGAGGGATCCTAGCCGCCGCATATGGTTACCTCATCGGGGAGATCAGCGGCCGCATGATGGCCGGGGCCCTCCCGGGTCTCGACATGATTATAACGCTCGGCTCAGCCGCGGGCGCCCTAATCGGCGTATTCATCTTCTGGGTCGTCTGGACCGGGATTGTATTTCTCATCTCCATCGCCTTCAAAGGAAAAGGGAACTTCAAAAGAACCCTGCAGGTCATCGGGTATGGATACCTCCCGCAGGTATTCGGGACACTGCTCACCCTGATAGCAGCACTGGAATACCTCCCGAAAGTTGTTGTTCCCCAGGTCAGCGCTTCGATGATGCAGGATCCTGCAACCATGCAGGCGGTGACAAAAGCCCTGATGAATGACCCGGCCATGCTCCAGCTGACCCAGATCTCAACCGTCATCAGCGTGGTATTCCTCTTATGGAGCGCCAACATCTGGATCTTCGGGGTCCAGCACGCACGGGAGATCTCCACGCGCAATGCCGCGATCAGCGTTGGCATCCCGGTCATCATCTATATCGCATATGTTGTCTTTACTCTCGGAGTCATCTAA
- a CDS encoding ABC transporter ATP-binding protein, with amino-acid sequence MAETPVMSFEEVVKIYPLPAGDVTALDRVSFQVERGEFISVMGPSGSGKSTLLNMMGCLDTPTSGDIYISGTRIGDMTDVELTSLRRDRIGFIFQYFNLFPLLNIIENVTFPMMLKSQKSVDPERGREVLRSVQLEEKLFTHTPTELSGGQQQRVAIARALVNNPDILLCDEPTGNLDSKTGAGIMDLMTELNRKGTTIIMVTHDPHIAEYSRRTIRIADGRIVS; translated from the coding sequence ATGGCAGAAACACCAGTAATGTCGTTTGAGGAGGTAGTCAAGATCTACCCGCTTCCGGCAGGGGATGTCACTGCACTCGACCGGGTCTCGTTCCAGGTGGAGCGGGGAGAGTTCATATCGGTCATGGGCCCGTCGGGATCGGGAAAATCCACGCTCCTCAACATGATGGGGTGCCTGGACACCCCGACCTCCGGCGATATCTATATCAGCGGCACCCGCATCGGGGATATGACCGATGTGGAACTGACAAGCTTAAGGAGGGACCGGATCGGGTTCATATTCCAGTACTTCAACCTCTTCCCCCTCCTCAACATCATCGAGAACGTCACCTTCCCCATGATGCTCAAATCCCAGAAATCCGTGGATCCCGAGCGGGGGCGCGAGGTGCTCAGGTCAGTCCAGCTGGAGGAGAAACTCTTCACCCATACCCCGACCGAACTCTCCGGGGGACAGCAGCAGCGGGTGGCTATTGCCCGGGCTCTTGTGAACAATCCCGACATCCTTCTCTGCGACGAACCGACCGGTAACCTCGACTCGAAGACCGGGGCAGGCATCATGGACCTGATGACCGAGCTCAACCGGAAAGGAACCACCATCATCATGGTCACCCACGATCCGCACATCGCTGAATACTCGCGGCGGACGATCCGGATTGCGGACGGGAGGATCGTATCATGA
- a CDS encoding ABC transporter permease has protein sequence MIFWEIAKRNIRLHFLRSTLAMLGIVIGVIAIASMGILGNSLVASVSDNLKSVGDSVIVTPYAGGGSGHFGGGGGSTASLKITDQNFQQIKRVVAPNTATPVYSASDHMKIGVGSDDIVAPIYALPSDDVPDIMKLKEGSYNNGNSGCLVGSTFAKDHDLKVGSRISIGTSGDKGSLRVTGIIEERGMSFDISTDNALIVTPEWFENAYNRNKDYDEVVVKVKDGDTATVKTSIEKQLNKHKDNKIVSVMDSKATLATIFSTFGMVTTFVTAIGGISMIVAGVSIFNIMMMSVNERIKEIGIMRSIGTQKKEVMSMFIYEAAIIGVIGSAIGGIMSLLAGYAISALMLQTTKYLFTVATAISVAEGVGFGIVICLACGIYPAWQAANLNPIDALRHE, from the coding sequence ATGATCTTCTGGGAGATTGCAAAGCGCAATATACGGCTGCACTTTCTCAGGTCAACCCTCGCGATGCTCGGCATCGTGATCGGGGTTATCGCCATCGCATCGATGGGGATCCTGGGAAACAGCCTCGTCGCATCCGTGTCGGACAACCTCAAATCCGTTGGCGACAGCGTGATCGTAACCCCCTATGCCGGGGGAGGATCGGGTCATTTCGGAGGCGGGGGCGGCAGCACAGCGAGCCTGAAGATCACCGACCAGAATTTCCAGCAGATAAAACGGGTCGTGGCGCCGAACACGGCAACTCCCGTGTACTCGGCATCCGATCACATGAAGATCGGTGTCGGCAGCGATGATATCGTTGCACCCATCTACGCCCTGCCATCGGACGATGTCCCGGATATCATGAAACTCAAGGAAGGGAGTTACAACAACGGGAACTCGGGGTGCCTTGTCGGGTCCACGTTTGCCAAGGATCACGACCTCAAGGTCGGGTCCCGGATCTCGATCGGGACCAGCGGCGATAAAGGATCACTGAGGGTAACGGGGATCATCGAGGAGCGGGGCATGAGTTTCGATATCAGTACCGATAATGCCCTCATCGTTACCCCGGAATGGTTCGAGAACGCGTACAACCGAAACAAGGATTACGATGAGGTTGTCGTGAAAGTCAAGGACGGGGATACGGCAACCGTCAAGACCAGCATCGAAAAGCAGCTCAACAAGCACAAGGACAACAAGATCGTCAGCGTGATGGACAGCAAAGCAACCCTTGCAACCATCTTCTCCACGTTTGGTATGGTGACAACATTCGTCACTGCAATCGGCGGCATTTCCATGATTGTTGCCGGGGTCTCGATCTTCAACATCATGATGATGTCGGTCAACGAGCGGATCAAGGAGATCGGGATCATGCGCAGCATCGGCACCCAGAAGAAAGAGGTGATGAGCATGTTCATCTACGAGGCCGCGATCATCGGCGTGATCGGGAGTGCCATCGGCGGTATCATGAGCCTTCTTGCAGGATATGCCATCAGCGCCCTGATGCTCCAGACCACCAAGTACCTGTTCACCGTTGCAACCGCAATCTCTGTTGCGGAAGGTGTGGGGTTCGGGATCGTGATCTGTCTGGCCTGTGGCATTTATCCCGCATGGCAGGCCGCGAACTTAAACCCCATCGATGCGCTCCGGCACGAGTGA